The sequence below is a genomic window from Escherichia marmotae.
TAATGCTCGTCGCTTGTTATATGCTTTCGGCGTTACCGCCGGTTTTATGCTGGTTGAAGTTATTGGCGGCTTTCTTTCCGGTTCTCTGGCATTGCTGGCCGATGCGGGTCATATGCTGACCGATACTGCCGCCCTGCTTTTCGCCCTACTTGCCGTTCAATTTTCCCGTCGTCCCCCCACCTTTCGCCATACTTTCGGCTGGCTTCGATTGACCACCCTCGCGGCGTTTGTAAATGCCATCGCCCTGGTGGTGATTACTATTTTGATTGTCTGGGAGGCGATAGAACGCTTCCGCACGCCACGTCCGGTTGAAGGCGGTATGATGATGACTATTGCCGTGGCTGGATTGCTGGCGAATGTGCTTTCTTTCTGGTTGCTGCATCGTGGCAGTGAAGAGAAAAATCTCAATGTACGCGCGGCAGCGTTGCATGTCCTGGGGGATCTGCTGGGTTCTGTCGGCGCTATCATCGCGGCGTTGATTATTATCTGGACCGGCTGGACGCCTGCTGACCCTATTCTTTCCATTCTCGTTTCACTTCTGGTTCTGCGCAGTGCCTGGCGATTATTGAAAGACAGCGTGAATGAATTACTTGAAGGTGCGCCGGTTTCGCTGGATATCGCTGAACTGAAGCGCCGCATGTGCCGGGAAATCCCGGAAGTGCGCAATGTGCATCATGTACACGTGTGGATGGTGGGCGAGAAGCCAGTAATGACGCTGCATGTGCAGGTGATCCCGCCACACGATCACGACGCATTGTTGGACAAGATCCAACACTATCTGATGGACAACTATCAGATTGAGCACGCCACGATTCAGATGGAATATCAGCCTTGTCATGGGCCGGATTGCCACCTTAATCAAGGGGTTTCCGGCCATTCACATCATCACCATTAATGAGACAGCGCGCGTGAACCTCTTTCGCGTGCGCTGTTTATCCACATCCGGCTGCCGTTCAGGGCAATAAAGGTCAGGATCAGATACTCCAGCGACATGGCATAAACCCCCTGCAAGGCGAAAATCACCACGCTGATCACGTTAATAATGACCCACAGTAACCAGTTTTCGACGTATTTACGTGTCATCAGGATCATTGCCACGATGGAGAGTACCATCATGCAGGAATCCCAGAATGGGAAGGCGTCTGGTTGCAATTCTGGCATAGCCACTTGTAGACCCAACGCTTGCATAATCATTACCGCCACGCGGGTCAGGAACGCAAATACCGGGTTGATAAATACCGTCATCAGACCAATGGCAACGACGCAAACAACCAACCAGGTTAATGCCTTCGGCAGTGGCAGCCAGCGAATTTTCAACTCGGCTTCATGCTGACTGGTTTGTCGCGACCAGGCATACCAGCCATAAATGTTAGCGGCAAAGAAAAATACCTGCAGCAGTAAGCTGGCATACAATTGAATCTGAAAGAAAATAATGCCAAACAAGGTAACGTTGATCAGACCAAAAAAGTAGTTGCTGATCTTCTCCAGGCTGGCAAGACCAATACACAGTAACCCAGCGATCGTCCCTACCGCTTCGATCCATGAGAGATCGTAACCGCCAGCACCGATCGGTATATGAACCAGAATGTTCTGTGTGCTAAAAAAATCCATCTTTCCTCCAATGCGTAGCATGATGCCTTATTGTCAGCTATCCACGTAGTGTAGCCGCAAAATCCAGCATACGGTTGAGCGGCACCAGCGCCCTCTCTCGCAGCTTTTCATCAACATGAACCTCGTGTTTGCTTCCTCCCTGTTCTAATGCCTCTGCGATGGACTGGAGGCCATTCATGGCCATCCACGGGCAATGCGCACAGCTACGGCAGGTTGCACCCTCGCCAGCGGTTGGCGCTTCCAGTAGCTCCTTGTCAGGCACCGCTTGCTGCATTTTGTAGAAGATCCCCCGATCCGTCGCCACAATAAGCCGTTGATGCGGCAATGTTTTCGCAGCATTGATCAACTGACTTGTGGAACCGACCGCACCGGCCATATCGACAATGGCCTGGGGTGACTCCGGATGTACCAGTATGGCAGCGTCAGGGTATTGTTTTTGTAAGCGGGTTAACGCCTGAGTCTTAAACTCATCATGAACGATGCAGGCACCTTGCCAGCATAAGATGTCTGCGCCCGTCTGTTTTTGCACGTAACGCCCCAAATGTTTGTCTGGTGCCCAAATGATTTTTTCCCCCAAACTATCCAGATGATCAATAAGTTCGACGACAATGCTTGAAGTCACCACCCAATCTGCACGCGCTTTTACCGCAGCAGACGTGTTAGCGTAGACGACGACAGTACGATCGGGATGGGCATCACAAAATGCGTTAAATTCTTCAATGGGGCACCCGAGATCCAGTGAACATTCGGCCTTAAGTGTGGGCATCAGAATTGTTTTTTCCGGGCTGAGGATTTTGGCGGTTTCTCCCATAAATCTCACCCCAGCAACTAACAGCGTAGAAGCAGGATGCTTTGCACCAAAGCGCGCCATTTCCAGCGAATCGGAAATGCAGCCGCCGGTTTCCTCCGCCAGTTGTTGGATTTCAGGGCCGGTGTAGTAGTGGGCGACCATAACCGCATTATGTTCTTTTAGCAGGTGTTTTATTTTCTCGCGGTAATACGCTTTTTCATCAATGCTTAACGGCGTCGGCTTTGCTGGGAAAGGATAAATCGCTGCTTCAGGATCAAACATCACGCTCATCTTGCTATCTCGTTTTGCAGACTTAACATTTAAACCGATATGAAGCGTGATATCGCTATTACCGATTTCATTTGTTTTATATGCTAAACAAGATAACCGAATGGCAGGGAAAAGTCACAAGAATTACGTACGTGATATTGGATGCAACGCCTTGCGCTTATCCGACCTACATAAGGTTATTCACTCATCAAGCGTGGGAACTTACGAATTAAAATCGAGGGATGTTAAGATAGCAAAAAGGCACCTTTAGGGTGCCTTTTCACATTGGTGGGTCGTGCAGGATTCGAACCTGCGACCAATTGATTAAAAGTCAACTGCTCTACCAACTGAGCTAACGACCCCTTGCGGGATTATACTGCTTTAATCATTCAGGATGGTGGGTCGTGCAGGATTCGAACCTGCGACCAATTGATTAAAAGTCAACTGCTCTACCAACTGAGCTAACGACCCGAGTGGTGGGTGATGACGGGATCGAACCGCCGACCCCCTCCTTGTAAGGGAGGTGCTCTCCCAGCTGAGCTAATCACCCGATACTGCGCTGGATACTACTAACTGTTTCCACCTAACCCACCATAATTAGTGGTGGGTCGTGCAGGATTCGAACCTGCGACCAATTGATTAAAAGTCAACTGCTCTACCAACTGAGCTAACGACCCGGTGGTGGGTGATGACGGGATCGAACCGCCGACCCCCTCCTTGTAAGGGAGGTGCTCTCCCAGCTGAGCTAATCACCCGATACTACGCTGGATACTACAACTAACTATGCTAGTGGTGGGTCGTGCAGGATTCGAACCTGCGACCAATTGATTAAAAGTCAACTGCTCTACCAACTGAGCTAACGACCCACTTTAGTGTTGCTTTCGGTTTGTTTGATATCCCGTGGCAACGGCGGCATATATTACTGATTTCAGATTTGAGCGCAACAAAAATTTCGATGTAGATCACTCAACTGCTTATGATTCGCACGACACGACCAGAAATAATGCGACTTCTGGTCGCGTGTTATGCATTACATGGCGTTCAGACGTTTTTGTGCCTGTTTGGCGCCATCAGTACCAGGGTACTTACTGATAACCTGTTGGTACACGGCTTTCGCTTTCGCAGTGTCACCTTTGTCCTGCATGATGACGCCGACCTTAAACATCGCATCTGCAGCCTTCGGTGACTTCGGATAGTTTTTCACTACCGAAGCAAAATAGTATGCCGCATCATCTTTCTTACCCTTGTTGTAGTTTAACTGACCCAGCCAATAATTGGCGTTTGGCAGGTAAGTTGAATCAGGATAATTTTTGATGAAATTCTGAAATGCCACCATCGCATCATCCTGGCGGGATTTATCCTGCACCAGTGCAATAGCTGCATTGTAATCAGTGTTTGCATCACCGCTTTTCACCGGCGCGCCAGCACTCGCAGTACCAGCATCAGCCGTTGGCGTTGTTGCCGCCGCCCCGCTTTGCTCAACGCTGGCAGATTGCGTCGCTGCACCACCGCTGCTGAGGCTATCGATCTGCAACAGGATCTGCTTTTGCCGCTCCACGACCTGATTTAGTTGATACTGATTTTCCTGAATTTGACCACGCAGGGAATCAATATCGGACTGATTATCGGAGAGTTGCTGCTGGAGTTGAGTTAAAAGCTGACTGTGAGCATTAGAAATACGCTCAAGTTGAGTGACGCGGTCTTCGACCGAGCCTGAGCCGACACTACTGATTGGTGCCTGAGCAAAAGCGGCCCAGGGGGCCGCTATACCAACCAGTAACGACAGACTCAATAGTTGATGTCTGAAGTTACTGCTCATGCAATTCTCTTAGTAAACCAGTACCGCACGACGGTTTTTGGAGTATGCCGCTTCGTCATGGCCCAGTACTGCAGGTTTTTCTTTACCGTAAGAAACGATGGAGATCTGGTCAGCAGAAACACCTTTACCCTGCAGGTACATCTTAACGGCGTTCGCACGACGTTCACCCAGGGAAATGTTGTATTCCGGAGTACCACGTTCGTCCGCGTGACCTTCTACGGTGACTTTGTAAGACGGGTTGCTACGCAGGAAGTTTGCGTGTGCATCCAGCATTTGAGCGAAATCAGAACGGATATCGTATTTGTCCAGATCGAAGTAAACGATATTGTTCTGCTGTAGCTGTTGCATTTGCAGACGAGCCTGCTCTTCGGAAGACATGTTGCCGTTACCGCCGTTCGCATCCATACCAGTGCCGGCACCCAGCATGCCTTCGCTGCCGTCATTGCTGGCGTTCTTGTTGGAAGAACATGCCGCAATTGCCATAACAGGCAGAGCAATCATCAGCCCTTTCAGCACTTTGTTCAGTTGCATTTCAATGATTCCTTTACTATTCAATTAATTATTATCACAGATACGGCGACCAGGCAGGGAATTTGACCTGTCCATCAGTTGCCGGAAGACGCGCTTTGAAACGCCCATCTGTAGAAACCAAATTCAGCACGGATCCCATCCCCTGAGAAGAGCTGTAGATTACCATAGTGCCGTTAGGTGCCAGACTTGGCGTTTCATCCAGGAACGTTGACGACAGAACTTGTACGCCTCCCGTTACCAGATCTTGTTTGGCAATGTGCTGCTGCCCACCATTGGAGCTGACCATTACCATAAATTTACCGTCGCTGCTGACATCCGCATCCTGGTTCTGCGAACCTTCCCAGGTAATACGTTGTGGCGCACCGCCGTTGATATTCACTTTATAAACCTGCGGACGACCTGCCTGGTCAGAAGTAAATGCCAGGTTCTGGCTGTCCGGGAACCAGGTCGGTTCAGTGTTGTTGCTACGGCCATCAGTCACCTGACGAATCTGACCAGAAGCTAAATCCATTACGTACAGGTTCAGGCTACCCGTTTTAGACAGGGCAAACGCCAGTTTGCTGCCATCCGGTGAGAACGCTGGCGCACCGTTGTGACGCGGGAATGAAGCCACCTGACGCACAGCGCCATTTGCCAGCGTCTGGATAACCAGCGCGGAACGACCGCTTTCGAAGGTGACATATGCCAGTTTAGAACCGTCTGGTGACCACGCCGGAGACATCAGCGGCTGCGGAGAACGGTGAACCACAAACTGGTTGTAGCCATCGTAGTCAGATACGCGCAATTCGTACGGGAACTGACCACCGTTGGTCTGAACAACGTAGGCAATACGAGTACGGAACGCACCCTTAATGCCGGTCAGTTTTTCAAACACTTCGTCACTGGCGGTATGGCCAGCATAACGCAGCCATTGCTTGTTAACTTTATATGAGTTCTGAGCAAGTACAGTACCCGGAGCACCACCGGTATCAACTAGCTGATAAGCAACATTGTAAGAGCCGTCCGGGTTCGGAGTGACCTGACCTACAACCACAGCGTCAATACCCAGTGCAGACCATGCTGCGGGTTGAACTTCCTGCGCGCTACCCGGCTGCTGTGGCAGACGAGCGCGATCTAACGGGTTAAATTTACCGCTGTTACGCAAGTCAGCAGCAACGATGCCGCCAATATCTTCAGGTGCCGCACCAGGCCCTGCCCACTGGAAAGGAACGACACCAATAGGACGACCGGAATCTACACCACTGTCGATCACAATGCGGACTTCAGCGTGCAGAACTGACGCCCACAGTATGAGAAAACCAAATGCTACTCGTAATGCCTGCTTCATCATATCTCCCTTATCCGGACAGATAGTCCACGATAATTTAGCAGAATGTTAACAAACTCAAATACACAAAACTACCAGAACCCCGCGACAACCGATGTCTGATATTAACCGCCGTGACGGCCAACATCGCGATTACGGCTTGAAGTCCAATGGTGCGTTTTTGAACACTTCATATACTGCCTGGCTTGGTGGTTTCGGGATCTTCGCAAGTTTAGCTGCTGCCAGTGCAGCCTGACAAAGTGCGGGATCGCCACCTTCAGGTTTGATATCCAGTAACATGCCATCTGGTGCCAGTTTTATGCGCAGCGTACAGGTTTTGCCTGCATAAGACGATGCGTCATAAAACTTACTTTCGATAGCAGATTTAATCTGCCCGGCATAGTTATTGATATCTGCACCTGATGCGCCATTGTTTTTAGTATTACCACTCCCGGCAGGCGAAGCATTGTTCCCTTTCGCCCCACCACCGGTTTTCGGTGCATTCTTACCAGAGCTTAGCTCACCGAAGATATCATCTGCCTCTGCGGCCGCTTTAGCTGCAGCGGCTTTTTCAGCAGCCGCTTTTGCCGCTGCTGCTTTCTTCTCGGCTGCGGCTTTCTCTGCTGCTGCTTTCTTATCAGCTGCAGCTTTCTCTGCCGCTGCTTTCTTATCAGCCGCAGCTTTCTCTGCCGCTGCTTTCTTATCAGCCGCAGCTTTCTCTGCCGCTGCTTTCTTATCAGCCGCAGCCTTTTCAGCAGCCGCTTTCTTCTCAGCTTCAGCCTTCGCTTTTTCAGCAGCTTCAGCCGCTGCTTTCTTTCTTGCTTCAGCAGCGGCGGCTTCTGCAGCTTCGGCTTTCTTTTTCAGTGCCGCAGCAGCTTTGGCGGCTTCAGCCTCAGCTTTCTTCTGCGCTTCGGCTGCGGCTTTGGCAGCTTCTGCTTCCGCTTTTTTCTTCGCATCCGCAGCCGCTTTCTTCGCCGCTTCGGCTGCTGCTTTGGCATCCGCTTCGGCCTTCGCTTTAGCATCTGCCGCAGCTTTCGCTGCCGCTTCTTCCGCTTGCTTCTGCTTTAACTCAGCCTGTTTGGCGGCGTCTTCAGCCTGCTTTTTCTGTTCCTGAGCAGCTAACCGCTCTTTCTCAAGTTGCTTCAGGCGTTCCTGTTCAGCCGCTTGCTTTTCACGGAGTTCTTCGGCTGCCTGCTGTTCCTTAATCTTGCGCTGCTCTTCGGAACGCTTCGCGCTTGACTCCTGGCTTTGCATGCGTTTGTACTGCTCAACTACCGCACCTGAATCAACCATTACGGCGTCGATAGACGAACCACCGCCACCTCCGGCTGAAGCTTCTATATTCTCATCGAACGAACTCCAGATCAGCGCCGCAAATAAGATGACATGCAGCACTGCTGAAATAATTATCGCCCGTTTGAGCTTGTCGTTTTGTTCGGTTGCCTTTGACACTCTCGGTTCCCAAAAACTGTTCGCCTGTTACCCGCTCTCTTTCAAGCAAGGGAAACGCAGATGCTTAGATAGGCTGCGTCATTAAACCAACCGATTTCACACCCGCACTGTGTAACAAGTTCAGCGCTTTAATTATTTCATCGTAAGGCACATCTTTTGCGCCACCGATCAGAAAGACCGTTTTCGGATTAGCCTTGAAACGGCTGGAGATTTCTGCCACCACCTGCTCTGGAGGTAAACGCTCCAGGCGATCTTTCTCAACCACCACGGTGTACTGACCAATACCAGATACTTCAACTATCACTGGCGGATTATCGTTACTACTCACTGCCTGCGATTCAGTAGCGTCTGGCAGATCGACCTCCACACTCTGGGTAATGATGGGTGCTGTCGCCATAAAGATCAGCAACAGCACCAGCAGTACATCCAGCAACGGTACGATGTTGATTTCGGACTTGAGATCGCGACGACCTCGTCCACGCGCTCTGGCCATGGCTTACCCCTTGTTGCTCTCGCTAACGGTAAACGCCTGGCGGTGCAGAATCGCAGTAAACTCTTCCATAAAGTTATCGTAATTCAGTTCCAGTTTGTTTACGCGTTGGTTAAGACGGTTGTAAGCCATAACCGCCGGAATAGCGGCGAACAGACCGATTGCCGTGGCAATCAACGCTTCTGCGATACCGGGAGCCACCATTTGCAGTGTTGCCTGCTTCACCGCACCAAGGGCAATAAAAGCGTGCATGATCCCCCAGACTGTACCAAACAAACCGATATACGGGCTGATAGAACCCACCGTACCGAGAAACGGAATGTGTGTTTCCAGATTTTCCAGCTCACGATTCATAGAGATACGCATCGCACGTGCAGCCCCTTCCACCACTGCTTCCGGCGCATGGCTGTTGGCACGATGCAGGCGCACAAATTCTTTGAACCCGCTGTAAAAGATTTGTTCCGACCCAGTGAGATTATCCCGTTTTCCCTGGCTCTCCTGATAGAGGCGAGAAAGTTCGATTCCAGACCAGAATTTATCTTCAAACGCTTCGGCTTCACGCGCTGCAGCGTTAAGAATACGGGTCCGCTGGATAATAATGGCCCAGGATGCGATTGAAAAACCAATCAAAATCAACATGATAAGTTTAACCAGAAGGCTAGCCTTCAGGAACAAATCAAGGATATTCATGTCAGTCACTGCTTAAACTCCGCGACAATAGACTTAGGAAGCGCACGAGGCTTCATTTTGAGTGGGTCAACGCAAACAATCAGAACCTCGGCTTCATTCAGCAGAGTATTCTCGGCGTTGACAATACGTTGCGTGAAAACCAAAGAGGTGCCACGCATTGATGTTATTTCAGTCTGTATTTCGAGCATATCGTCGAGCCGTGCAGGTGCGTAATATTCCACCGTCATTTTACGCACCACGAAGGCAACACGTTCAGCCATCAGCGCCTGTTGGCTAAAGTGATGGTGGCGCAGCATCTCTGTGCGTGCTCTTTCATAAAAAGCGATGTAACTGGCATGGTACACCACACCACCGGCATCAGTATCTTCATAATAGACACGAACCGGCCATCGAAACAGCGTTGTATTCACTTTACATCCCGGTAATGCAACAAAAGTTAGAACTTTTAAACGCTGCTACTATACGCGTGCGATTGAGGTTTGGGAATGAGGGTAAGTTAAGGGAGCGTAAAAATTTATGGACCCTCAACGGCCCATAAATTTTTAAAGAGAATTCTGATTTAAAAGAAGAAGAAAATCAGCCCTACAATGAGAACAAGATCAGCAAGCAATGGGCAAAAAATCCCTTTCCAAAGAACCTTCTGCGGACGAAACCCCACGCCGTGAATAACGCCTGCGCAGACGGCCCACATCAGCAATAATCCATGCCAGATTTCCAGCTCACTGGTCTTCGCGGCAAAACGTGATGGGTCCCAAAACATACATCCTGCTAACAGAAGCGCCATCACGAAGGAAAGCGCCCTCAGAGGGCGCTTGTCCATTACCGCATACAAGGTTGCGATAATCTTACTCATCAACTGTCTTCTTGACCGGCTTTGCCTGATTCGACGTGCTCAAGCGCCAGCGCGGTAATTACCCCAAATGAACAGGCAAGAAGCGTTCCCAGAATCCATGCGAAATACCACATTTTTAGCTCCTTACTTAGTACAGAGAGTGGGTGTTACGTTCAATATCTTCTTTGGTGATACGTCCGAACATTTTCCAGTAACACCAGGCGGTGTAGAGCAGAATGATCGGCACCAGAACCACCGCAACCCAGGTCATGACGTTAAGCGTCAGTTGGCTGGAAGTTGCATCCCACATTGTCAGACTTGCATTCATCATGGTGCTGGACGGCATTACAAACGGGAACATTGCAATACCCGCAGTCAGAATGATGCAGGCCAGTGTCAGAGAAGAGAACACAAACGCCCACGCGGCTTTATCCATACGCGCAGTCAGGATAGTCA
It includes:
- the tolR gene encoding colicin uptake protein TolR is translated as MARARGRGRRDLKSEINIVPLLDVLLVLLLIFMATAPIITQSVEVDLPDATESQAVSSNDNPPVIVEVSGIGQYTVVVEKDRLERLPPEQVVAEISSRFKANPKTVFLIGGAKDVPYDEIIKALNLLHSAGVKSVGLMTQPI
- the zitB gene encoding CDF family zinc transporter ZitB — encoded protein: MAHSHTSAHLPEDNNARRLLYAFGVTAGFMLVEVIGGFLSGSLALLADAGHMLTDTAALLFALLAVQFSRRPPTFRHTFGWLRLTTLAAFVNAIALVVITILIVWEAIERFRTPRPVEGGMMMTIAVAGLLANVLSFWLLHRGSEEKNLNVRAAALHVLGDLLGSVGAIIAALIIIWTGWTPADPILSILVSLLVLRSAWRLLKDSVNELLEGAPVSLDIAELKRRMCREIPEVRNVHHVHVWMVGEKPVMTLHVQVIPPHDHDALLDKIQHYLMDNYQIEHATIQMEYQPCHGPDCHLNQGVSGHSHHHH
- the cpoB gene encoding cell division protein CpoB; the encoded protein is MSSNFRHQLLSLSLLVGIAAPWAAFAQAPISSVGSGSVEDRVTQLERISNAHSQLLTQLQQQLSDNQSDIDSLRGQIQENQYQLNQVVERQKQILLQIDSLSSGGAATQSASVEQSGAAATTPTADAGTASAGAPVKSGDANTDYNAAIALVQDKSRQDDAMVAFQNFIKNYPDSTYLPNANYWLGQLNYNKGKKDDAAYYFASVVKNYPKSPKAADAMFKVGVIMQDKGDTAKAKAVYQQVISKYPGTDGAKQAQKRLNAM
- the tolQ gene encoding Tol-Pal system protein TolQ; the protein is MTDMNILDLFLKASLLVKLIMLILIGFSIASWAIIIQRTRILNAAAREAEAFEDKFWSGIELSRLYQESQGKRDNLTGSEQIFYSGFKEFVRLHRANSHAPEAVVEGAARAMRISMNRELENLETHIPFLGTVGSISPYIGLFGTVWGIMHAFIALGAVKQATLQMVAPGIAEALIATAIGLFAAIPAVMAYNRLNQRVNKLELNYDNFMEEFTAILHRQAFTVSESNKG
- the ybgE gene encoding cyd operon protein YbgE codes for the protein MSKIIATLYAVMDKRPLRALSFVMALLLAGCMFWDPSRFAAKTSELEIWHGLLLMWAVCAGVIHGVGFRPQKVLWKGIFCPLLADLVLIVGLIFFFF
- the ybgC gene encoding tol-pal system-associated acyl-CoA thioesterase, whose translation is MNTTLFRWPVRVYYEDTDAGGVVYHASYIAFYERARTEMLRHHHFSQQALMAERVAFVVRKMTVEYYAPARLDDMLEIQTEITSMRGTSLVFTQRIVNAENTLLNEAEVLIVCVDPLKMKPRALPKSIVAEFKQ
- the pnuC gene encoding nicotinamide riboside transporter PnuC — its product is MDFFSTQNILVHIPIGAGGYDLSWIEAVGTIAGLLCIGLASLEKISNYFFGLINVTLFGIIFFQIQLYASLLLQVFFFAANIYGWYAWSRQTSQHEAELKIRWLPLPKALTWLVVCVVAIGLMTVFINPVFAFLTRVAVMIMQALGLQVAMPELQPDAFPFWDSCMMVLSIVAMILMTRKYVENWLLWVIINVISVVIFALQGVYAMSLEYLILTFIALNGSRMWINSARERGSRALSH
- the pal gene encoding peptidoglycan-associated lipoprotein Pal; protein product: MQLNKVLKGLMIALPVMAIAACSSNKNASNDGSEGMLGAGTGMDANGGNGNMSSEEQARLQMQQLQQNNIVYFDLDKYDIRSDFAQMLDAHANFLRSNPSYKVTVEGHADERGTPEYNISLGERRANAVKMYLQGKGVSADQISIVSYGKEKPAVLGHDEAAYSKNRRAVLVY
- the tolB gene encoding Tol-Pal system beta propeller repeat protein TolB, which produces MKQALRVAFGFLILWASVLHAEVRIVIDSGVDSGRPIGVVPFQWAGPGAAPEDIGGIVAADLRNSGKFNPLDRARLPQQPGSAQEVQPAAWSALGIDAVVVGQVTPNPDGSYNVAYQLVDTGGAPGTVLAQNSYKVNKQWLRYAGHTASDEVFEKLTGIKGAFRTRIAYVVQTNGGQFPYELRVSDYDGYNQFVVHRSPQPLMSPAWSPDGSKLAYVTFESGRSALVIQTLANGAVRQVASFPRHNGAPAFSPDGSKLAFALSKTGSLNLYVMDLASGQIRQVTDGRSNNTEPTWFPDSQNLAFTSDQAGRPQVYKVNINGGAPQRITWEGSQNQDADVSSDGKFMVMVSSNGGQQHIAKQDLVTGGVQVLSSTFLDETPSLAPNGTMVIYSSSQGMGSVLNLVSTDGRFKARLPATDGQVKFPAWSPYL
- the nadA gene encoding quinolinate synthase NadA, whose protein sequence is MSVMFDPEAAIYPFPAKPTPLSIDEKAYYREKIKHLLKEHNAVMVAHYYTGPEIQQLAEETGGCISDSLEMARFGAKHPASTLLVAGVRFMGETAKILSPEKTILMPTLKAECSLDLGCPIEEFNAFCDAHPDRTVVVYANTSAAVKARADWVVTSSIVVELIDHLDSLGEKIIWAPDKHLGRYVQKQTGADILCWQGACIVHDEFKTQALTRLQKQYPDAAILVHPESPQAIVDMAGAVGSTSQLINAAKTLPHQRLIVATDRGIFYKMQQAVPDKELLEAPTAGEGATCRSCAHCPWMAMNGLQSIAEALEQGGSKHEVHVDEKLRERALVPLNRMLDFAATLRG
- the cydX gene encoding cytochrome bd-I oxidase subunit CydX encodes the protein MWYFAWILGTLLACSFGVITALALEHVESGKAGQEDS
- the tolA gene encoding cell envelope integrity protein TolA, producing the protein MSKATEQNDKLKRAIIISAVLHVILFAALIWSSFDENIEASAGGGGGSSIDAVMVDSGAVVEQYKRMQSQESSAKRSEEQRKIKEQQAAEELREKQAAEQERLKQLEKERLAAQEQKKQAEDAAKQAELKQKQAEEAAAKAAADAKAKAEADAKAAAEAAKKAAADAKKKAEAEAAKAAAEAQKKAEAEAAKAAAALKKKAEAAEAAAAEARKKAAAEAAEKAKAEAEKKAAAEKAAADKKAAAEKAAADKKAAAEKAAADKKAAAEKAAADKKAAAEKAAAEKKAAAAKAAAEKAAAAKAAAEADDIFGELSSGKNAPKTGGGAKGNNASPAGSGNTKNNGASGADINNYAGQIKSAIESKFYDASSYAGKTCTLRIKLAPDGMLLDIKPEGGDPALCQAALAAAKLAKIPKPPSQAVYEVFKNAPLDFKP